Proteins from a single region of Flavobacterium sp. K5-23:
- a CDS encoding enoyl-ACP reductase: MMYNLLKGKRGIIFGALDENSIAWKTAERVHEEGGVFVLSNAPAAMRLGDIDVLAKKTNSQIIPADATSVADLELLVDQAVEILGGKIDFVLHSIGMSVNVRKGNHYTNQNYDYTEKGWNVSALSFHKVMQVLYKKDAMNEWGSIVALSYMAAQRVFPDYNDMADNKAYLESIARSFGYFFGRDKKVRVNTISQSPTDTRAGKGVKGFGGFIAFSEKMSPLGNASALDCANYTVTLFSDLTRKVTLQNLLHDGGFSNMGVSQGVMEMFE; the protein is encoded by the coding sequence ATTATGTATAACTTATTAAAAGGTAAAAGAGGAATCATATTTGGTGCCTTAGATGAAAATTCTATTGCTTGGAAAACTGCCGAACGAGTTCATGAAGAAGGTGGCGTTTTTGTATTGTCGAATGCTCCAGCGGCTATGCGATTAGGAGATATTGATGTTCTTGCCAAAAAGACAAATTCACAAATCATTCCTGCTGATGCTACTTCGGTTGCTGATTTAGAGCTTTTAGTTGATCAGGCAGTGGAGATTCTTGGAGGTAAAATTGATTTTGTTTTGCATTCCATCGGAATGTCCGTAAATGTTAGAAAAGGAAATCATTATACAAACCAAAACTATGATTATACGGAGAAAGGATGGAACGTATCCGCCCTTTCATTTCATAAAGTAATGCAAGTATTGTATAAAAAAGACGCGATGAATGAATGGGGAAGTATCGTGGCTTTGTCTTATATGGCTGCGCAACGCGTATTTCCAGATTATAATGACATGGCTGATAATAAAGCCTACTTAGAGTCAATTGCCCGTAGTTTTGGGTATTTCTTTGGAAGAGATAAAAAGGTAAGAGTAAATACAATTTCGCAATCTCCAACAGATACAAGAGCTGGTAAGGGAGTTAAAGGGTTTGGCGGTTTTATTGCCTTTTCTGAAAAAATGTCTCCTTTAGGAAATGCATCTGCTTTAGATTGCGCTAATTACACCGTGACTTTATTCTCTGATTTGACCAGAAAAGTGACGCTTCAAAATTTGTTGCATGACGGTGGATTTTCTAATATGGGAGTCAGTCAAGGTGTGATGGAAATGTTTGAATAA
- a CDS encoding glycosyltransferase family 2 protein, protein MLFSLIIPVYNRPDEVDELLDSLSKSDYNEKFEIVIVEDGSSLKCEDVVNKYQDKLDISYYFKENSGPGDSRNYGMKKAKGDYFIIFDSDCIIPDSYLTEVDKALKLDYVDCFGGPDKALDSFSDIQKAINFAMTSFLTTGGIRGGSEKIGKFQPRSFNMGLSREAFIASNGFGNIHPGEDPDLSIRLWNLGFETRLFSNAYVYHKRRIDWDKFSVQVNKFGKARPILNSWYPEYNKLTFFFPSFFIIGFAIAVLLLILTYDLLLKLYFVYFLVLFLVSTYQNKSVKIGYLSVIAVWKQFYGYGIGFMESYIKIIIQKQKPEIAFPELFFKK, encoded by the coding sequence ATGTTGTTTTCTTTAATTATACCCGTTTACAATCGTCCTGATGAAGTAGATGAACTTTTGGATAGTTTGTCGAAATCCGATTATAATGAAAAATTTGAAATTGTAATTGTCGAAGACGGATCTTCTCTAAAATGTGAAGATGTGGTAAACAAATACCAAGATAAATTAGATATTTCCTATTATTTCAAGGAAAATTCGGGTCCTGGTGATTCGAGAAATTACGGAATGAAGAAGGCCAAAGGTGATTATTTTATCATCTTTGATTCGGATTGTATTATTCCTGATTCTTATTTAACTGAAGTTGACAAAGCTTTAAAATTGGATTATGTAGATTGTTTTGGGGGTCCTGATAAGGCTTTAGACAGTTTTTCGGATATACAAAAAGCAATTAATTTTGCCATGACTTCTTTTCTTACAACTGGAGGTATTAGAGGAGGTTCAGAAAAAATAGGTAAGTTTCAGCCCAGAAGTTTCAATATGGGATTGTCTAGAGAAGCTTTTATAGCCTCAAATGGTTTTGGAAATATTCATCCTGGAGAAGATCCGGATTTGTCGATACGTTTGTGGAATTTAGGTTTTGAAACTAGATTGTTTTCTAATGCTTATGTGTATCATAAAAGACGTATTGATTGGGATAAATTTTCCGTTCAGGTAAATAAGTTTGGGAAAGCAAGACCAATTTTGAATAGTTGGTACCCAGAATACAACAAGCTTACATTTTTCTTTCCGTCGTTTTTTATTATAGGATTTGCTATAGCGGTGCTTCTGTTAATTTTAACATATGATTTATTACTTAAATTGTATTTTGTTTATTTCTTGGTATTGTTTTTGGTGTCCACATATCAAAATAAAAGTGTTAAAATTGGGTATTTGTCTGTAATTGCGGTTTGGAAACAATTTTATGGATATGGCATTGGTTTTATGGAATCATACATAAAAATTATTATTCAAAAACAGAAGCCAGAAATAGCTTTTCCTGAATTGTTTTTCAAAAAATAA